A genomic stretch from Telmatocola sphagniphila includes:
- a CDS encoding DHH family phosphoesterase translates to MTHVRPDGDALGCELALANALQRLGKETRVVIASVMPPRYNFLDPERKTILRFNPADPTNGNYDAIVIVDTGAWTQLGDFGDWMKTAKADKAVIDHHVTQDDLGAVLFQDISAEACGRLIHEAMLALKVPHTKASAEYLFMALAMDTGWFHHERTLQRTFELAGELTKSGANPKELYEILYEQNSPARLKLMGRVLERLVIRDKIAYSHVLRTDYEELGAVPGDTEDMIDLPRSLAGVEVSLMFMEQPAGGIKISFRSRGKYDVSKVAVKFHGGGHALACGGSSQDPLDVTIPKVVAAVQEIL, encoded by the coding sequence ATGACGCACGTTCGGCCCGATGGAGATGCCCTCGGCTGCGAACTGGCGCTCGCCAATGCTTTACAGCGATTGGGCAAGGAGACGCGGGTGGTCATTGCCAGCGTCATGCCGCCGCGCTACAATTTCCTCGATCCCGAGCGAAAAACAATCCTCCGGTTTAACCCGGCCGATCCTACGAATGGAAACTATGACGCTATCGTGATTGTCGATACAGGGGCCTGGACGCAACTGGGCGACTTCGGCGACTGGATGAAAACTGCGAAGGCCGACAAAGCGGTGATCGACCACCACGTTACTCAGGATGATTTGGGTGCGGTTCTCTTTCAGGACATCTCTGCTGAAGCTTGCGGCCGTCTGATTCACGAAGCCATGCTGGCTTTGAAGGTTCCGCATACCAAAGCGAGCGCCGAGTACCTCTTCATGGCTCTGGCGATGGACACCGGGTGGTTTCACCACGAACGCACGCTACAACGCACGTTTGAGCTGGCAGGCGAACTGACAAAGTCGGGTGCGAACCCGAAAGAGTTGTACGAAATTCTGTATGAACAAAACTCACCGGCCCGACTGAAACTCATGGGACGTGTTCTGGAACGGTTGGTCATCCGCGACAAGATCGCTTACAGCCATGTGTTGCGAACTGACTACGAGGAACTTGGGGCGGTGCCGGGCGACACCGAAGACATGATCGATCTGCCCCGCAGTCTGGCCGGGGTGGAAGTCTCGCTGATGTTCATGGAACAACCCGCCGGAGGCATCAAAATCAGTTTCCGCTCGCGTGGCAAATATGATGTTTCCAAAGTGGCCGTGAAATTCCATGGCGGCGGCCATGCTTTGGCCTGCGGTGGCAGTTCGCAAGACCCGTTGGATGTGACGATTCCCAAAGTCGTTGCGGCGGTTCAGGAAATTCTTTAA
- a CDS encoding VOC family protein has protein sequence MFDTLYMIERGVGDFAKSLDWYARFIGRKPSFMDAPNFYAHFELNQIRLAIKGVISPRSNDLLHFQVPDLLAEERRLHKIGILPTSPWKESDEGYRRLIYCDPDGQPICVFDWIVRSPGWDI, from the coding sequence ATGTTCGACACACTCTATATGATTGAGCGAGGTGTCGGAGATTTCGCGAAGTCCCTGGATTGGTACGCTCGATTTATCGGGCGCAAACCCAGCTTCATGGATGCGCCCAATTTCTATGCCCATTTCGAGCTGAATCAGATCCGGCTGGCAATTAAAGGAGTGATTTCGCCCCGTTCAAACGATCTCCTCCATTTCCAAGTCCCGGATTTGCTCGCCGAAGAGCGGCGCCTACACAAAATCGGCATCCTGCCGACATCGCCCTGGAAGGAAAGCGACGAAGGATACCGCCGTTTGATCTACTGCGATCCCGATGGCCAGCCGATCTGCGTCTTCGACTGGATTGTCCGTTCACCCGGTTGGGATATATAA
- the fae gene encoding formaldehyde-activating enzyme: MSMFIGEGLVGEGNEIAHIDLLIGDKAGPVGVAFANALANQSHGHSNLLAVITPNLICKPATVMITKVTIKGATQAVQMFGPAQEAVARAVVDSVVEGVIPKDKADEYVIVCGVFIHWEAKDDAKIYKYNYEATKLAIKNAMTGAPKIDEIIAKKEQRHPFGAK, translated from the coding sequence ATGTCTATGTTTATCGGTGAAGGTCTCGTCGGCGAAGGTAATGAAATTGCTCACATTGATCTTTTGATCGGCGACAAGGCAGGTCCTGTCGGCGTGGCGTTCGCCAACGCTCTGGCCAACCAATCGCACGGGCATTCCAATCTGCTGGCGGTTATCACCCCGAATCTGATCTGCAAGCCCGCCACGGTCATGATCACCAAGGTGACCATCAAGGGAGCTACCCAGGCCGTCCAGATGTTCGGCCCGGCCCAGGAAGCCGTCGCTCGCGCTGTGGTCGATAGCGTGGTCGAAGGCGTTATTCCCAAGGATAAGGCCGACGAATACGTCATCGTTTGTGGCGTGTTCATCCACTGGGAAGCCAAAGACGACGCCAAGATCTACAAGTACAATTACGAAGCCACGAAGTTGGCCATCAAGAACGCCATGACCGGCGCTCCGAAGATCGACGAAATCATCGCCAAGAAAGAACAGCGCCATCCTTTCGGCGCCAAGTAA
- a CDS encoding NADP-dependent methylenetetrahydromethanopterin/methylenetetrahydrofolate dehydrogenase: protein MEKTKILVQLDTDPYSSVFDRVVAVDAGAQQIFSYGSVTPERVQPLVHGCIFTRGPKDLKNTAIFIGGSDVSAGEKVLDEVKRHLIPDYGLRVSLMLDSNGANTTAAAAVRAASKHLDLGQAKALVLGGTGPVGLRVARLLANAGAHVRIGSRSLERAESACRAIRVINHSAKVEAISVANSSDGPTALKGRDLVIAAGAAGAVLLPKRLRQSCETLRVLIDLNAVPPAGIEGIEVTDKGVVRENAVCFGAIGVGDTKMKIHKAALFQLFESNDQVLDAEEIYEIAKRF, encoded by the coding sequence ATGGAAAAAACCAAAATTCTGGTGCAATTGGACACGGATCCTTATTCCTCCGTATTTGACCGGGTCGTGGCCGTCGATGCCGGTGCGCAGCAGATTTTCAGCTACGGTTCGGTGACCCCAGAACGAGTACAACCTCTGGTCCACGGCTGCATTTTCACGCGCGGGCCAAAGGATCTGAAAAATACAGCCATTTTCATTGGCGGCTCGGATGTTTCGGCCGGGGAAAAAGTTCTCGATGAAGTGAAACGGCACCTCATACCGGATTACGGTCTGAGAGTCTCCCTCATGCTCGACTCCAATGGGGCGAACACCACGGCTGCCGCCGCGGTTCGGGCCGCTTCGAAGCATCTCGATCTGGGACAGGCCAAGGCTCTGGTTCTGGGTGGCACCGGTCCGGTGGGATTGCGCGTGGCACGGCTATTGGCGAATGCCGGGGCCCATGTTCGTATTGGCTCCCGCTCTTTAGAGCGTGCCGAATCGGCCTGCCGGGCAATTCGGGTCATCAATCATTCCGCCAAAGTGGAAGCCATATCGGTTGCCAATTCCAGCGACGGCCCGACGGCCCTTAAAGGCCGAGATCTGGTGATTGCCGCCGGGGCGGCCGGGGCAGTTCTGTTGCCGAAACGCCTTCGACAGAGTTGCGAGACGCTTCGAGTGTTGATCGATTTGAACGCGGTTCCTCCCGCCGGGATCGAAGGGATTGAAGTGACCGATAAAGGGGTTGTCCGCGAGAATGCCGTTTGCTTCGGAGCGATCGGCGTGGGCGATACCAAAATGAAGATTCACAAGGCGGCTTTATTCCAGCTCTTCGAATCGAACGATCAGGTGCTCGATGCGGAAGAAATCTACGAAATCGCCAAGCGATTCTAA
- a CDS encoding DOMON domain-containing protein, protein MSLIPYRFLFRSMYACPYVAKMPLEDEDRLIDLPLKAKLDSLAEIDGEKKFADVRLGWNEMGLGLTVEVKGKSNYPIGEADRPRQSDGITLWIDTRGDRTGHRATRTCHQFHFLASGGSSTKDEAYFLQTKIHRALADAPLASAAEVPFRCRRIKTGYRMEAFLSSKVLTGFDPEQFPMLGVFYSIRDFELGDDNLSLDSNFPFSEDPSLWASLELVK, encoded by the coding sequence ATGTCACTAATACCTTACCGCTTCCTATTCCGCAGCATGTATGCCTGTCCCTATGTGGCCAAAATGCCGCTGGAAGACGAGGATCGCCTCATCGATTTGCCGCTCAAAGCTAAGCTCGATTCGCTGGCTGAAATCGATGGCGAGAAAAAATTCGCAGATGTTCGGCTGGGTTGGAATGAAATGGGTCTGGGACTCACGGTCGAGGTCAAAGGGAAATCGAATTATCCGATCGGCGAGGCCGATCGACCCCGGCAAAGTGATGGCATCACTCTCTGGATCGACACTCGCGGAGACCGGACAGGACACCGTGCGACCCGAACCTGCCATCAATTTCACTTCCTTGCGTCGGGGGGTAGCAGCACAAAGGATGAGGCATATTTTCTACAGACGAAAATTCACCGAGCTTTGGCCGATGCACCACTCGCCTCGGCCGCCGAGGTGCCCTTTCGTTGTCGGAGAATCAAAACCGGCTATCGAATGGAAGCGTTTTTGAGTTCGAAAGTTTTGACCGGGTTCGATCCCGAGCAGTTCCCAATGCTGGGCGTGTTCTATTCGATTCGCGATTTTGAATTGGGGGACGACAATCTCTCGCTCGATAGTAACTTCCCGTTCTCGGAAGATCCGTCGTTGTGGGCGAGTTTGGAACTGGTGAAGTGA
- the proB gene encoding glutamate 5-kinase, protein MDDTLRKTILQSAKTVVVKVGTNVLTDDQGRLDRVRIQSLADQLARIRQSSREVVLVSSGAIGAGIGLLNLGKRPTELPQLQACAAVGQSVLMQTYQECLAPHQIAPAQILLTAGDFDNRGRYLNVRHTIRSLFEYRCLPIINENDTVSVAEIRFGDNDHLAAMVANLLQVPLLILLTNVDGLYTADPRSDRSAALVPTVPHIDRAITEMAGVTKSALGTGGMKSKLRAARLATAAGGAVIMANGSRPEVLDKIFAADEIGTLFLPHGESTPSWKRWLGYTARPKGQLVLDEGACNALLKQGKSLLPVGVQSVQGIFGKGEVVSVLDHQGLEIARGLSNYSSLDAEKIRGLNTDQINRVLGKMPYVEIIHRDNLALIE, encoded by the coding sequence ATGGATGATACACTGCGAAAAACGATTCTTCAATCGGCCAAGACTGTCGTCGTAAAGGTCGGCACCAACGTGCTGACGGACGATCAAGGTCGCCTGGATCGCGTTCGCATTCAATCACTGGCCGATCAACTCGCCCGAATACGCCAGTCGAGCCGGGAAGTCGTTCTAGTTTCCAGCGGCGCAATCGGGGCCGGGATCGGGCTGCTCAATCTTGGTAAACGGCCCACGGAACTCCCGCAACTCCAGGCCTGTGCGGCCGTCGGTCAAAGCGTTCTGATGCAGACTTATCAGGAGTGCCTGGCTCCCCATCAGATTGCTCCCGCACAGATTTTGCTGACGGCCGGCGACTTCGACAATCGCGGCCGGTATCTGAACGTCCGGCACACCATCCGCTCACTGTTTGAATATCGCTGCCTGCCGATTATCAACGAAAATGATACCGTTTCGGTGGCGGAAATTCGCTTTGGTGACAATGATCACCTGGCCGCAATGGTGGCGAATCTTCTTCAAGTCCCCTTGCTGATTCTGCTCACAAATGTCGATGGCTTGTACACCGCTGATCCCCGGTCGGATCGCTCGGCGGCTCTGGTGCCTACCGTCCCGCATATCGATCGGGCAATCACGGAGATGGCCGGTGTGACCAAGAGCGCGTTGGGAACTGGCGGCATGAAAAGTAAACTACGGGCCGCACGACTGGCGACCGCCGCGGGGGGCGCGGTTATTATGGCCAATGGTTCTAGGCCGGAAGTGCTCGACAAAATCTTTGCCGCCGACGAAATAGGAACTCTCTTTCTCCCACACGGCGAATCGACCCCTTCCTGGAAGCGCTGGCTGGGCTATACGGCTCGACCCAAGGGCCAGCTGGTGCTCGACGAAGGAGCCTGCAACGCTCTGCTAAAACAGGGTAAGAGCCTGCTGCCCGTCGGCGTTCAATCCGTGCAGGGGATTTTCGGTAAAGGGGAAGTAGTTTCAGTACTCGACCACCAGGGGCTGGAAATCGCCCGGGGGCTTTCTAACTATTCTTCTTTGGATGCGGAAAAAATTCGCGGTCTGAACACCGATCAGATCAATCGAGTTCTTGGCAAAATGCCCTATGTCGAGATCATCCATCGCGACAATCTGGCATTGATTGAATAA
- a CDS encoding S41 family peptidase codes for MLSRFFVKPVRFALLAASLGICSPTISLAGSGTELCALAQQAEKAGRWEEALRYYNQVSREDRDTDYVGRMRQCLRHVLQNRRHQDPAVVDQILKMSFANGLKLFGEALQKLQNNYIEPDKCSPTRLFEEGLKEFNSSLADPIFRSRYLASSTTADIRLFQAWLKEFSLTEKPKTISEAQKSLEEVANRARKNLLLSKSNAVILEFVCGACHSLDEYTTYLPQQRIEEEKAENVNPTISGATLIRQGIGYLKILGFKESTLREMDEAINNMRMSNQPLRSLIIDLRGNPGGNFDIAVAIAQRFLPTGVIASLHGPTPEVNKAFQATGMNVIDLPLVLLVDQDTASSAEMLAAALGDNRRATVIGSNTFGKGSLQNVMKFKTGGSKDEYGREVPSPFGGLKITLAKLSGPSGMALSGIVPEIQERNPGRQMELAIDYALRKAQTQSIP; via the coding sequence ATGTTGAGTCGGTTCTTCGTCAAACCGGTGCGTTTCGCCCTACTAGCGGCCAGTTTGGGAATTTGCAGCCCCACAATCAGCTTGGCTGGGAGCGGAACGGAACTTTGTGCTCTTGCCCAGCAAGCCGAAAAAGCCGGCCGTTGGGAAGAAGCGCTGCGCTATTACAATCAAGTCTCCCGAGAGGATCGCGACACCGATTACGTGGGAAGAATGCGTCAATGCCTTCGCCACGTGCTGCAGAACAGACGACACCAGGATCCGGCAGTGGTCGATCAGATCCTGAAAATGAGTTTTGCCAACGGCCTGAAGCTTTTCGGCGAAGCCCTCCAAAAACTGCAAAACAACTACATCGAACCGGATAAATGCTCCCCCACCCGACTGTTCGAAGAAGGTTTAAAGGAATTCAACTCCAGCCTGGCGGACCCGATTTTTCGAAGTCGGTATCTGGCCTCTTCCACTACCGCCGATATCCGACTCTTCCAAGCCTGGCTGAAAGAATTCAGCCTTACTGAGAAGCCGAAAACGATTAGCGAAGCCCAGAAATCTCTCGAGGAAGTCGCTAACCGCGCCCGTAAGAATCTTCTTCTTTCCAAATCGAATGCCGTCATCCTGGAATTCGTTTGCGGCGCCTGCCATTCACTGGACGAGTACACGACTTACCTGCCGCAGCAACGCATCGAAGAAGAGAAGGCCGAGAACGTGAACCCGACCATCAGCGGGGCAACGCTAATCCGCCAGGGCATCGGCTATCTGAAAATTCTGGGCTTCAAGGAAAGCACTCTTCGCGAGATGGACGAAGCCATCAACAATATGCGAATGTCGAATCAACCGCTGAGATCACTCATCATCGATCTTCGAGGAAATCCCGGAGGCAATTTCGATATTGCCGTAGCGATCGCGCAAAGATTTCTCCCGACGGGAGTGATCGCCAGTCTTCATGGCCCTACTCCCGAGGTGAATAAAGCCTTTCAAGCCACCGGAATGAACGTTATCGATCTTCCCCTGGTTTTGCTTGTCGATCAGGATACGGCCAGTTCCGCGGAAATGCTGGCGGCGGCTCTGGGAGATAATCGCCGGGCCACGGTGATCGGTAGTAACACTTTCGGCAAGGGCAGCTTGCAGAACGTGATGAAGTTCAAAACGGGTGGCTCGAAAGATGAATATGGACGAGAAGTTCCCTCCCCGTTTGGCGGCTTAAAAATTACTCTGGCGAAATTATCCGGTCCCTCGGGCATGGCACTGAGCGGAATCGTTCCTGAGATTCAGGAACGAAATCCTGGCCGCCAGATGGAACTGGCCATCGACTATGCCCTGCGTAAAGCTCAGACCCAGTCGATTCCCTGA
- a CDS encoding M61 family metallopeptidase, with translation MSHFPRRYGYALLAVLCCYVPLRAADTPMEIHVDLTQAPRKLFQAKLVIPVKPGPLTLHYPKWIQGEHQPSGPVNDLSGLKITAEGKSIPWTRDDVELHSFHCEVPKGVSTLNVSIEYLAPGDKGGYGSGPASTAKLAIFNWYLLTLYTKEKGQHVRDISVRGSVKLPEGWKAGTALPIESQKGSTIQFKTVSLEKLIDSPVLCGLHFKEIPIGPKEGPPHFLDLACDSAAGLEIDDKWIAAYSKLVAEAGSLFGASHYETYHFLVSLTDQFGHNAIEHHECSDNRLAERAYIDESQRKLETAWVLSHEYVHSWNGKFRRPEGLSTPDYQEPMKTKLLWMYEGMTEYYGFVLAARSGLWPQDIARDNWAELAEWARHQTGRDWRPLEDTATSGPFLYSSRGEWSRRRRSVDFYDEGALMWLDADTLIREKSGGKKSLDDFCKAFHGGGNGKPEVKPYTFEEIVSTLNGVVEYDWKDFLEKRVRLTAPQPPLDGITRGGWKVVNKSERNELRKATEEESKSVNLGSSIGLIVSEEGKIADVVADSPADKVGLGPHMKIYAVNGRKFTNERLVDAVAATLGGKEKVELLVENGEFVKSYSLGYTGGLLFPHLVREASKPDLIGEILKPTIKK, from the coding sequence ATGTCCCATTTCCCTCGCCGGTACGGGTACGCGTTACTGGCTGTCTTGTGCTGTTATGTTCCGCTGCGTGCTGCAGATACCCCGATGGAGATCCACGTCGATCTCACGCAAGCTCCGCGGAAATTATTTCAGGCTAAGCTGGTGATACCCGTGAAGCCGGGGCCCCTGACGCTGCACTATCCCAAGTGGATTCAGGGGGAGCATCAGCCCTCGGGACCGGTGAATGACCTTTCCGGCCTGAAAATCACAGCTGAAGGAAAATCGATTCCCTGGACTCGCGATGATGTTGAGTTGCACTCCTTTCATTGTGAGGTACCCAAAGGGGTTTCCACGCTAAACGTCTCCATCGAATATCTGGCACCGGGCGATAAAGGGGGATATGGTTCGGGGCCTGCCTCCACCGCGAAGCTGGCAATTTTCAACTGGTATTTGCTCACCCTTTACACCAAGGAGAAAGGGCAGCACGTTCGCGACATTTCCGTCCGCGGCAGCGTTAAACTTCCGGAAGGCTGGAAAGCCGGGACGGCATTACCGATCGAATCGCAAAAGGGTTCGACGATTCAGTTCAAAACCGTGTCGCTGGAGAAGCTGATCGATTCTCCAGTGCTTTGCGGCCTTCACTTCAAGGAAATTCCGATCGGGCCGAAGGAGGGCCCGCCGCATTTCCTCGACCTCGCCTGCGATAGTGCGGCCGGGTTGGAAATCGACGACAAGTGGATTGCCGCTTACTCCAAACTCGTTGCAGAAGCCGGATCGCTTTTCGGGGCGAGTCATTACGAAACGTATCACTTCCTCGTCTCTCTGACCGACCAGTTCGGGCACAACGCCATCGAACATCATGAGTGCAGCGACAACCGGCTGGCCGAACGGGCCTACATCGACGAATCGCAACGCAAACTCGAAACGGCCTGGGTGCTTTCGCACGAATACGTGCACTCCTGGAACGGGAAATTTCGACGACCGGAAGGTCTGTCCACTCCCGATTATCAGGAGCCGATGAAAACCAAGCTGCTCTGGATGTACGAAGGGATGACCGAATATTATGGCTTCGTACTCGCGGCCCGAAGTGGATTATGGCCGCAGGATATTGCCCGCGACAACTGGGCCGAACTGGCCGAGTGGGCCCGGCACCAGACCGGCCGGGACTGGCGCCCACTGGAAGATACTGCCACCTCCGGCCCCTTCCTGTATTCCTCGCGCGGCGAATGGTCGCGTCGCCGTCGTAGCGTCGATTTTTACGATGAAGGTGCCTTGATGTGGCTCGATGCCGATACGCTTATTCGCGAGAAATCGGGCGGGAAAAAGAGCCTGGATGATTTCTGCAAAGCCTTTCACGGCGGTGGGAACGGCAAGCCGGAAGTAAAACCTTATACGTTCGAGGAGATTGTTTCGACCCTTAACGGAGTGGTCGAGTATGACTGGAAAGATTTTTTGGAGAAGCGGGTTCGCCTTACCGCGCCTCAACCCCCGCTGGACGGGATCACGCGCGGCGGTTGGAAGGTGGTAAATAAAAGCGAACGAAATGAACTTCGAAAAGCTACGGAGGAAGAGTCCAAATCGGTTAACCTCGGTTCTTCGATCGGGCTGATCGTTAGCGAAGAGGGCAAAATTGCTGACGTTGTGGCCGACTCTCCTGCCGATAAAGTTGGGCTCGGGCCGCACATGAAAATTTATGCTGTGAATGGGCGTAAGTTTACCAATGAGAGACTCGTTGATGCGGTGGCGGCGACTTTAGGCGGTAAAGAAAAAGTGGAATTACTCGTCGAGAATGGCGAATTCGTGAAAAGCTATAGTCTCGGCTACACGGGGGGACTGCTCTTTCCCCATCTGGTCCGCGAAGCTTCCAAGCCCGATCTGATCGGTGAAATCCTTAAGCCGACCATAAAGAAGTAG
- a CDS encoding PQQ-binding-like beta-propeller repeat protein: MRKILGLIGILLFSTAVKAQDFATEKLANWHHWRGPFTNGNAAPDADPPTKWNADGQNIQWKFPLTGRGSATPVIWGNKIFILSAIKTDRLAAPSELPKVAGQFEKKTEAPQNYYKFLVTCLDRKTGQPIWERLAAEKVPHEGHHETHSYAAGSPTTDGQRLYVSFGSFGIYCYDLNGKLLWSRDLGRLNTRLGWGEAVSPVIHGDNLLLNWDQESNSALYCLDARTGETRWKTERDEKTTWTTPLIVDFDGGTQVILNGTTKIRSHDLKTGKVLWSCGGMTINPIPSALRFKDMAVIMSGYRGSMAVAVPLSAQGEQDPSKLSWKYGKGTPYVPSPVLVKDRIYFTETNTGLLTALDAQTGKPVFEKFRLPSITSMYASPIYAGGRLYFCDRAGTTVIVKPGDEVEVLAVNKLGETIDSSPVAVGKSLYLRGDKNLFCIETK; the protein is encoded by the coding sequence GTGCGGAAGATCCTGGGATTAATTGGAATATTGTTGTTTTCTACGGCGGTGAAGGCTCAAGATTTTGCCACTGAGAAACTGGCGAACTGGCATCATTGGCGCGGGCCTTTCACTAACGGTAATGCGGCTCCGGATGCCGATCCGCCCACCAAGTGGAATGCGGACGGCCAGAATATCCAATGGAAATTTCCACTCACTGGCCGGGGAAGCGCCACTCCAGTTATCTGGGGCAACAAAATCTTTATTCTCAGTGCCATCAAGACCGATCGCCTCGCCGCTCCGAGTGAATTGCCCAAGGTCGCTGGTCAATTCGAGAAAAAGACCGAAGCCCCACAAAATTACTACAAGTTTCTGGTTACCTGTCTGGATCGTAAAACCGGCCAGCCGATATGGGAAAGACTGGCCGCAGAGAAAGTCCCGCACGAAGGCCATCACGAAACTCACAGCTATGCAGCCGGGTCTCCGACAACCGATGGCCAGAGACTCTATGTCTCCTTTGGCTCGTTCGGCATCTATTGCTACGACCTGAATGGCAAATTGCTCTGGTCTCGTGACCTGGGCCGACTGAACACGAGACTCGGCTGGGGAGAGGCAGTCTCTCCTGTAATTCATGGGGACAACTTATTGCTTAACTGGGATCAGGAATCCAACTCCGCACTCTACTGCCTCGATGCCAGGACCGGGGAAACCCGCTGGAAGACCGAGCGCGATGAAAAAACCACCTGGACCACACCGCTTATTGTGGATTTCGACGGCGGCACCCAGGTCATTCTCAATGGCACCACCAAAATCCGCAGCCACGATTTGAAGACCGGGAAAGTACTCTGGAGTTGCGGAGGCATGACGATCAATCCCATCCCTTCGGCCCTTCGATTTAAGGATATGGCCGTGATTATGAGCGGTTACCGCGGCTCGATGGCAGTGGCCGTACCGCTCAGTGCTCAAGGGGAACAGGATCCTTCCAAGCTTTCCTGGAAATATGGGAAAGGCACGCCCTATGTGCCCTCCCCCGTATTGGTGAAGGATCGAATTTATTTCACGGAAACCAACACCGGTTTACTGACCGCACTGGATGCCCAAACCGGGAAACCCGTCTTTGAAAAATTCCGTCTCCCCTCGATCACTTCGATGTACGCCTCGCCGATTTATGCCGGGGGGAGGCTCTATTTCTGCGATCGGGCAGGAACCACCGTTATCGTGAAGCCGGGTGATGAAGTGGAAGTTCTGGCGGTGAATAAACTGGGCGAAACGATCGATTCCTCCCCGGTGGCCGTTGGAAAATCGCTCTACCTCCGAGGCGATAAAAATCTGTTTTGCATCGAAACGAAGTGA
- a CDS encoding DUF2891 domain-containing protein, producing the protein MRSTSLAFGLGLSLFLAAGWQQPLPAQNKNAVREKSIMSVEQASAFAKLALKGIHKEYPNKPGHVLNADGDAVNPKKLHPAFYGCYDWHSSVHGHWMLVRLLRLFPTMPEAKQIREAIAQNLTAENLKVEADYFSQPNRGTFERTYGWAWLLKLVEELHAWEDPDAKIWLKNLQPLADVIVKKYIAFLPKQTYPIRTGVHPNTAFGLMFALDYAKAFGDKTLRQVVEDRSRAYYLKDANLPASWEPDGSDFFSPSLMEADLMRRVLSPTEFASWLSKALPNLAAKEPRSLMEPAIVTDRKDPQLVHLDGLNLSRAWCMRSIAAALPQDSPVRTVLLESAAKHADAGLKQVASGDYAGEHWLASFAIYLLTVPTTE; encoded by the coding sequence ATGCGTTCAACATCCTTGGCTTTCGGGCTGGGTCTCAGTCTGTTTCTGGCTGCCGGCTGGCAACAGCCACTCCCCGCCCAGAACAAAAATGCCGTTCGGGAGAAGTCCATCATGAGTGTGGAGCAAGCCTCGGCTTTCGCCAAGCTGGCCTTGAAGGGGATTCACAAGGAATACCCCAACAAACCCGGGCATGTGTTGAATGCGGATGGCGACGCGGTAAACCCGAAAAAACTGCATCCGGCCTTTTACGGTTGCTACGACTGGCATTCCTCCGTACATGGCCACTGGATGCTGGTTCGCCTCCTCCGTTTGTTCCCCACGATGCCCGAAGCGAAGCAAATCCGGGAAGCTATTGCTCAGAATCTCACTGCGGAAAATCTCAAAGTTGAAGCGGATTATTTCAGCCAGCCCAATCGTGGAACCTTCGAACGGACCTACGGTTGGGCCTGGTTGTTGAAACTGGTTGAGGAATTGCATGCCTGGGAGGATCCAGATGCCAAAATCTGGCTGAAGAACTTGCAACCGCTAGCCGATGTGATCGTGAAGAAATACATCGCGTTTTTACCCAAACAAACCTACCCCATTCGAACCGGAGTGCATCCCAACACCGCCTTCGGATTGATGTTCGCGCTCGACTATGCCAAGGCTTTCGGGGATAAGACACTTCGTCAAGTAGTTGAGGACCGCAGCCGGGCCTATTACCTGAAAGATGCGAATCTCCCGGCGAGTTGGGAGCCAGATGGTTCCGACTTTTTCTCGCCGAGTTTGATGGAAGCGGATTTGATGCGGCGTGTTTTGAGCCCGACCGAATTCGCCAGCTGGTTGAGCAAAGCCTTACCCAATCTGGCGGCCAAAGAGCCCCGTTCGCTCATGGAACCAGCGATCGTGACCGATCGCAAGGATCCGCAGCTGGTGCATCTGGACGGCTTGAATTTGAGCCGGGCCTGGTGCATGAGAAGTATTGCCGCGGCATTACCTCAGGATTCGCCCGTGCGAACCGTCCTGCTGGAATCGGCAGCGAAACATGCCGACGCCGGTCTAAAGCAGGTGGCTTCCGGCGATTACGCCGGTGAGCACTGGCTGGCCTCCTTCGCGATCTATTTGCTGACTGTGCCGACGACGGAGTGA